A genomic window from Sulfurospirillum multivorans DSM 12446 includes:
- a CDS encoding energy transducer TonB, which translates to MRRLSFALLLSLILHLGLLLFLTIFTFEKPKTLSQNTPVSLRISTVIAQSEAPKQELSPQEETLPPHEPAPLKKLPQKEKPSKPISLPSASTAIENNASLPIADTSPLPPTTPQISESSSETPTYLDLHKNEIAQALQRAKSYPELARRRSIEGVVELSFTIKPTGEVEGVEAISQSQLLSSAAIESVHKAKGYFPLPLENVTIKVPIVYHLK; encoded by the coding sequence ATGAGACGCCTAAGTTTTGCCTTACTGCTCTCTTTAATTTTGCACCTTGGGTTACTTCTGTTTTTAACGATATTTACGTTTGAAAAGCCAAAAACATTGTCTCAAAATACGCCTGTTTCCCTACGAATCAGTACGGTCATTGCGCAAAGTGAAGCGCCAAAACAAGAGCTAAGTCCGCAAGAAGAGACACTGCCACCGCACGAACCAGCACCCTTAAAAAAACTTCCTCAAAAAGAGAAACCATCCAAGCCCATTTCTCTTCCATCGGCAAGCACGGCTATTGAAAATAACGCCTCATTGCCTATTGCGGACACCTCACCGCTTCCACCTACAACACCACAAATAAGCGAATCTTCCTCAGAAACACCAACGTATTTAGACCTACACAAAAATGAAATCGCCCAAGCGCTTCAACGTGCTAAATCTTACCCTGAACTTGCACGAAGACGCTCCATTGAAGGCGTGGTGGAACTGAGTTTTACCATTAAACCTACGGGCGAAGTCGAAGGCGTAGAAGCAATCTCTCAAAGTCAGCTTTTAAGCAGTGCAGCCATAGAGAGTGTACACAAAGCCAAAGGTTATTTTCCGCTACCTTTGGAAAATGTGACGATTAAAGTGCCAATCGTTTATCATCTAAAATAG
- a CDS encoding biopolymer transporter ExbD — translation MKKFDSINVIPFVDILLVLLTIVLMTSTFIAKGILPIDVPKSASTQTLEPSSVVLSIDEQGALFLEKSPISHEALQSHLETLASETRFSINCAKQAPFEFFVALLDMLNAHHFKTIDIVIEK, via the coding sequence ATGAAGAAATTTGATAGCATCAACGTCATCCCTTTTGTCGATATTTTGCTCGTTTTATTGACGATTGTGCTGATGACATCGACATTTATAGCCAAAGGAATTTTGCCCATTGATGTGCCAAAATCGGCTTCAACCCAGACGCTAGAGCCTTCCAGTGTGGTTTTAAGCATCGATGAGCAGGGCGCGCTCTTTTTAGAAAAATCTCCTATTTCTCATGAAGCACTCCAAAGCCATCTTGAAACCCTAGCCAGTGAAACACGCTTTTCGATCAACTGCGCTAAACAAGCTCCGTTTGAGTTTTTTGTAGCTCTTTTAGATATGCTCAATGCCCACCATTTTAAAACGATTGATATTGTAATTGAAAAATGA
- a CDS encoding MotA/TolQ/ExbB proton channel family protein has product MEYLKFAIDYGVMGLLFAMSIISCGLFAERILFYKALNVTSYKTKKSLEIALSNHLTTIATITSNAPYIGLLGTVLAIMLTFTNMSEQSIETSKIMSSLALALKTTAVGLIVAILSMVFNNILVRYSERFLAVFDEEI; this is encoded by the coding sequence GTGGAGTATCTTAAATTTGCGATTGATTATGGCGTTATGGGACTGCTTTTTGCGATGAGCATCATCTCGTGTGGGCTCTTTGCTGAGCGCATTTTGTTCTATAAAGCCTTGAATGTAACGTCGTATAAAACCAAAAAATCACTTGAAATTGCGCTGAGCAATCATCTTACCACCATCGCCACGATCACTTCCAATGCCCCTTATATCGGGCTTTTAGGCACGGTTCTTGCGATTATGCTCACCTTTACGAACATGTCAGAACAGAGCATTGAAACCTCCAAGATTATGAGCTCTCTTGCGCTTGCGCTTAAAACGACGGCAGTTGGGCTTATTGTCGCCATTTTATCGATGGTGTTTAACAACATTTTAGTGCGTTACTCTGAGCGATTTTTAGCAGTGTTCGATGAAGAAATTTGA
- the selD gene encoding selenide, water dikinase SelD, with protein MNNEAKLTKYVKAAGCAAKLGPGDLTEALGGLSCAHENVLVGMDTSDDASVYYLDEERALVQTVDIITPVVDDPFVYGQIAAANSLSDVFAMGGEVATAMNIVGFDGCHQPRSVLKEILAGGQNKVQECGGIIIGGHTIEAPEMTYGMSVTGFVHPKKIYRNNTPRIGDVLILTKPLGMGILTTAIKADMLENSVIEKVASILATLNHKASQIMRKYDVSACTDVTGFGLFGHASEMSFNQVTIAFEMKNIPILDEARALADMGIIPAGAYNNKSYLSSKVHAKVPHKDEIILYDAQTSGGLLIAVSQNDAPKLLKHLLDEGLTYSSIIAEILPLGEKTLLYM; from the coding sequence ATGAACAACGAAGCAAAATTGACCAAATACGTCAAAGCTGCGGGTTGCGCTGCCAAGCTGGGTCCGGGAGACCTCACAGAAGCATTGGGAGGGCTCTCTTGCGCGCATGAAAATGTTTTGGTCGGCATGGATACGAGTGATGATGCCAGTGTTTATTACTTGGATGAAGAACGCGCCCTCGTGCAAACGGTAGACATCATCACCCCTGTGGTTGATGACCCGTTTGTGTACGGACAGATTGCGGCGGCGAACTCGCTAAGCGATGTATTTGCGATGGGTGGTGAGGTGGCTACGGCGATGAATATCGTCGGTTTTGATGGATGTCATCAACCGCGTTCAGTGCTTAAAGAGATCCTAGCAGGTGGACAAAACAAGGTTCAAGAGTGCGGTGGCATCATCATCGGTGGGCATACCATCGAAGCGCCTGAGATGACCTATGGTATGAGTGTGACAGGCTTTGTACATCCAAAGAAGATTTACCGTAACAACACACCACGCATTGGTGATGTGCTGATTTTGACCAAGCCTCTTGGAATGGGCATTTTAACGACGGCGATTAAAGCAGATATGCTGGAAAATTCGGTAATTGAAAAAGTGGCGTCTATCTTGGCAACACTGAATCACAAAGCGTCCCAAATCATGAGAAAGTACGATGTCAGTGCATGTACCGACGTGACGGGTTTTGGACTCTTTGGACATGCGTCAGAGATGAGTTTCAATCAAGTGACCATTGCATTTGAGATGAAAAATATCCCCATTTTAGACGAAGCCAGAGCACTAGCCGATATGGGTATTATTCCCGCAGGTGCGTACAATAATAAAAGCTATTTAAGCTCCAAAGTACACGCGAAAGTGCCTCACAAAGATGAGATTATCTTGTACGATGCCCAAACTTCGGGCGGACTTTTGATCGCGGTATCGCAAAACGATGCGCCTAAACTCTTGAAACATTTGCTTGATGAAGGGCTAACGTATAGCTCGATTATCGCTGAAATTCTCCCTCTTGGGGAAAAAACACTGCTTTACATGTAA
- the yedF gene encoding sulfurtransferase-like selenium metabolism protein YedF: MKLDCSGLACPEPVLQTKKALEELPNDSVLEVTVSSLASKENVIRFAQNGGFDARAQDLEEGKSLITIVKGFTCKIVIDAKDEFLDKTLFLKSDKVGEGELGSKLIVGFLKSTLELPKLPRRIICVNQAVLLTTAEESAPIMEVLKALEAKGVEIYSCGVCLEFFGVSDKLKVGKIGNAFGTIEMLFGGEGTISL; the protein is encoded by the coding sequence ATGAAATTAGATTGCAGTGGTTTGGCGTGCCCCGAACCCGTTTTACAAACCAAAAAAGCGTTAGAAGAACTCCCCAATGACTCTGTTCTTGAAGTAACCGTTAGCTCATTGGCATCCAAAGAAAATGTCATTCGTTTTGCACAAAATGGCGGATTTGACGCGCGTGCGCAAGATTTAGAGGAAGGCAAAAGCCTCATTACCATCGTCAAAGGCTTTACATGTAAAATCGTTATCGATGCTAAAGATGAGTTTTTAGACAAAACCTTGTTTCTCAAAAGCGATAAAGTAGGCGAGGGCGAACTAGGTTCCAAGCTGATCGTCGGCTTTTTAAAATCCACGTTAGAGCTTCCAAAACTTCCACGTCGCATTATTTGTGTTAACCAAGCCGTTCTTTTGACCACAGCCGAAGAGAGTGCGCCTATTATGGAAGTGCTTAAAGCGCTTGAAGCCAAAGGCGTTGAGATCTACTCATGCGGTGTTTGCTTAGAATTTTTTGGCGTGAGTGACAAGCTCAAAGTGGGTAAAATCGGCAACGCTTTTGGAACGATAGAGATGCTTTTTGGTGGAGAAGGCACCATATCATTATAA
- a CDS encoding substrate-binding periplasmic protein produces the protein MAHLLLIVTMLTTLSVSLSADVLSTILETRKIRVCIWPEYYGISYVNPRTQELVGIDVDLAKEFAKELGVTLAFKESSFATLIQDITTQKCDIAMFAIGHTSERKERLYLSSPHLASDVYAVTSKSNKRIQTWDDIDQEGVVVAVAKGTYHVALMQKSLQKAKLLIVDSLHAREQEVEAGRADVFMTDYPFGIRMVEEREWAKLITPTQAFHVVPYGWAMAQNEPALHEKVEAFIVAIKHDGRLLEAAKRHHLEPIVFSK, from the coding sequence ATGGCACATCTCCTTTTAATCGTTACGATGCTCACCACCTTGAGCGTTTCCCTGTCTGCTGATGTGCTCTCCACCATCTTGGAAACTCGAAAAATTCGTGTCTGTATCTGGCCTGAGTATTATGGTATTTCGTATGTTAATCCTAGGACGCAAGAACTCGTGGGCATCGATGTGGATCTTGCCAAAGAGTTTGCCAAGGAACTGGGCGTAACCCTTGCTTTTAAAGAGAGCTCTTTTGCGACGCTGATTCAAGACATTACGACTCAAAAATGCGATATTGCGATGTTTGCCATCGGACACACATCCGAACGCAAAGAGCGTCTTTATCTGAGTTCCCCTCATCTTGCAAGCGATGTGTATGCCGTCACATCCAAAAGCAACAAACGCATTCAAACATGGGATGACATCGACCAAGAAGGTGTCGTGGTTGCCGTGGCAAAGGGAACGTACCATGTAGCGCTGATGCAAAAAAGTCTGCAAAAAGCCAAATTGCTCATTGTGGATTCTCTGCACGCAAGAGAACAAGAGGTCGAAGCAGGACGGGCAGATGTGTTTATGACCGATTATCCTTTTGGGATTCGTATGGTCGAAGAGCGTGAGTGGGCAAAACTGATTACACCAACGCAAGCATTTCATGTGGTTCCGTATGGTTGGGCAATGGCTCAAAATGAACCCGCGTTGCATGAAAAAGTTGAAGCATTTATCGTGGCAATCAAACACGATGGAAGGCTTTTAGAAGCGGCTAAACGTCACCATTTAGAGCCGATTGTTTTTTCCAAGTAG
- a CDS encoding diguanylate cyclase domain-containing protein: MQTFLRREKKIVRYLIAGFIIVALLIGLIFIAVSNLRQEAIQTHRHIANLHAYTLEEHFSQTLQHISLTMDRLAPLSHEEPSQEGLSSIFSELLHNAPYLRSLSLLDEKGAIIASSHEPNIGEKISLEHFLPIPFGETPLLRIGLPWEGRDFDVARESSIQNPVRADAISFLPLLKKVSFEKRPYFVIANLNMDYLTNRYTYTLPLEQGSLTLWRIDGILLFSSDPNTLLGSSHYSKEHPKDNDDFFTHIGMYEQPALNVFRLAKVLPFMVEIHTNEANALDYWDNERQKVLGITTLLIVFSGALALALIVRYYKENERQRAQLSYEKQFRVAMEATQTGLWTWDFKINRIAWDPQCFLLLGLEPGVFEPSWDKIFALTHPEDALNMRSSIQEQIRAHSSFLIERRMKTANELWVWIQVRGKVIEWSKEHEPTLLTGVYINIDAQKRAEQLHLSAVAFETQEAILITDAKERVVKVNEAFTRITGYREQEMIGKTPRILKSDKHDNTFYESMWKGLLEHGYWQGELWNKRKNGEIYAESITITAIRDAKGKTTHYIANFNDITTHKAAQQQIQALAYYDPLTHLANRRLLDETLEQTIRHSIEERHFGALLFIDLDHFKELNDTHGHDAGDMLLIQTASRLKESIRESDMVARLGGDEFIVLLKNLGTQKGIAEHLTQSIAKKILALLCEPYALAHGNYLLGASIGCTIFGTHANIDGAMLIKEADIAMYQAKESGRSTICFYGAQS; the protein is encoded by the coding sequence ATGCAGACGTTCCTAAGAAGAGAGAAAAAAATCGTACGCTATTTGATAGCAGGGTTTATCATCGTTGCTCTTCTGATCGGACTCATTTTTATCGCTGTCTCCAACTTACGCCAAGAGGCGATTCAAACCCACCGCCACATTGCCAATCTTCATGCTTATACGCTTGAAGAGCACTTTTCACAAACGCTTCAACACATCAGCCTCACGATGGATCGTCTAGCCCCTCTTAGCCATGAAGAACCTTCGCAAGAAGGGCTCTCTTCCATTTTTAGCGAGCTTTTGCATAATGCACCGTATCTCAGATCACTCTCACTTTTAGATGAAAAAGGGGCGATTATCGCCAGTTCTCACGAACCAAATATCGGAGAGAAAATTTCTTTAGAGCATTTTTTGCCCATTCCTTTTGGAGAGACACCGCTCTTACGCATTGGTCTGCCCTGGGAAGGAAGGGATTTTGATGTAGCACGTGAGAGTAGCATCCAAAACCCCGTTCGAGCAGATGCCATTAGCTTTCTGCCTTTACTGAAAAAAGTCTCTTTTGAAAAACGCCCTTATTTTGTTATCGCCAACCTCAACATGGATTACCTCACTAACCGCTACACCTATACTCTTCCTCTTGAGCAAGGCTCCCTCACGTTATGGCGCATTGATGGGATTTTGCTTTTCAGCAGTGACCCAAACACACTGCTTGGAAGTTCGCATTACAGCAAAGAGCATCCCAAAGATAATGATGATTTTTTCACCCATATAGGCATGTACGAGCAACCCGCGCTCAATGTTTTTCGTTTGGCAAAGGTTCTCCCTTTCATGGTTGAGATACACACCAATGAAGCCAATGCACTGGATTACTGGGATAATGAGCGCCAAAAAGTGCTTGGGATCACTACGCTACTCATCGTCTTCTCAGGTGCTCTTGCGCTGGCATTAATTGTACGCTACTACAAAGAGAATGAGCGCCAAAGAGCACAACTCTCGTATGAAAAACAGTTCCGCGTGGCGATGGAAGCAACCCAAACAGGACTTTGGACGTGGGATTTTAAAATCAATCGTATCGCCTGGGACCCACAATGCTTTCTTCTTCTCGGATTAGAACCGGGCGTATTTGAGCCTTCATGGGATAAAATTTTTGCCCTAACGCATCCTGAAGATGCCCTCAACATGCGTTCCTCCATCCAAGAGCAGATCAGGGCGCACTCAAGCTTTTTGATTGAGCGGCGCATGAAGACAGCGAATGAACTGTGGGTATGGATTCAAGTGCGTGGTAAAGTCATCGAATGGTCAAAAGAGCATGAGCCCACGCTACTGACAGGCGTTTACATTAACATTGATGCACAAAAAAGAGCCGAGCAGCTTCACCTCTCCGCCGTTGCGTTTGAGACCCAAGAGGCGATTTTGATCACCGATGCTAAAGAGAGAGTCGTGAAAGTCAACGAAGCGTTTACGCGCATTACGGGCTACCGTGAACAGGAGATGATTGGCAAAACGCCACGCATTCTCAAATCCGATAAACACGATAACACCTTTTACGAATCGATGTGGAAAGGACTGTTGGAACATGGCTATTGGCAAGGAGAACTGTGGAATAAGCGCAAAAATGGTGAAATCTACGCTGAATCCATCACAATCACCGCGATTCGCGATGCGAAAGGCAAAACAACGCATTATATCGCCAATTTTAACGACATCACAACCCATAAAGCAGCGCAACAACAGATACAAGCGCTCGCCTACTATGATCCGCTTACCCATCTTGCCAACCGACGCTTACTCGATGAAACCCTTGAGCAGACCATTCGCCACAGCATTGAAGAGAGACATTTTGGAGCACTTCTTTTTATTGATTTAGACCATTTTAAAGAGCTCAACGACACACACGGACACGACGCTGGTGATATGCTCTTGATTCAAACCGCTTCAAGACTCAAAGAGAGTATTCGCGAAAGCGATATGGTCGCACGCCTTGGAGGCGATGAGTTTATCGTTTTACTTAAAAATTTGGGCACGCAAAAAGGAATTGCGGAGCATCTGACGCAAAGCATTGCCAAAAAGATTCTAGCCCTCTTATGCGAACCCTACGCCCTCGCCCACGGTAATTATCTCCTTGGTGCTAGCATCGGCTGTACCATTTTTGGAACGCATGCAAACATCGATGGTGCGATGCTTATCAAAGAAGCCGACATTGCGATGTACCAGGCCAAAGAGAGCGGACGCAGTACTATCTGTTTTTATGGAGCACAAAGCTAA
- a CDS encoding AI-2E family transporter yields the protein MIQNSFLRWLGLGILVLIIWLFFPFLKSFFVALLMALAVSPLHHLLERFLIKQPLLQKSAPILSASIVTLAFSLIIFVPITLFLFNLLSHPSDTLDMIRSIGDQIEVQSRHLPSYLTWIVSPLESLIEMSKLHKEEITTTLASWLGNGLKTFMAMLVDMAMVIVFFFFLTLYGRKIILFLFPIIPLSRSTKRDFLEEMTTTMAVVFYSLTGVMVAQGVAFGVFIAFFDGYNALLLGFLAGIASIIPIAGTALVWIPIAANEYFQGNTINAIIIAAYSWAMLAFFIDNIVKLVLLNFVNKTLSNGKKRVNEFIIFFAIVGGLATFGFWGFILGPAIIALAITTLRALRKANRSHLGHA from the coding sequence ATGATACAAAACTCTTTTTTACGTTGGCTGGGGCTTGGCATTTTAGTACTGATTATTTGGCTCTTTTTCCCGTTTTTAAAAAGTTTTTTTGTCGCTCTTTTGATGGCATTAGCCGTGTCGCCTTTGCATCATCTTTTGGAGCGTTTTCTTATCAAACAGCCCCTGCTTCAAAAGAGTGCGCCAATACTTTCGGCGAGCATTGTGACCTTGGCATTTTCGTTGATTATTTTTGTGCCGATTACGCTTTTTTTATTCAATCTTCTCAGTCACCCTTCGGACACGCTCGATATGATTCGCTCCATTGGTGATCAAATTGAGGTGCAAAGTAGGCATCTGCCGAGTTATTTGACGTGGATTGTCTCTCCCCTTGAGAGTTTGATCGAGATGTCAAAACTGCACAAAGAGGAGATTACCACTACGTTAGCCAGTTGGCTGGGTAATGGACTGAAAACGTTTATGGCGATGCTGGTGGATATGGCGATGGTCATTGTCTTTTTCTTTTTTCTTACCCTCTATGGGCGCAAAATTATTCTGTTTTTGTTCCCGATCATTCCCTTAAGTCGTTCTACGAAGCGCGATTTTTTAGAGGAGATGACAACGACGATGGCGGTCGTGTTTTACAGCCTTACGGGCGTGATGGTTGCGCAAGGGGTTGCTTTTGGCGTTTTTATCGCATTTTTTGATGGTTACAATGCTTTGTTGTTAGGATTTCTTGCGGGGATCGCGTCGATTATTCCCATTGCAGGAACGGCGCTTGTGTGGATACCGATTGCGGCAAATGAATACTTTCAAGGCAATACGATCAATGCCATCATTATAGCGGCGTATTCGTGGGCGATGTTGGCGTTTTTTATTGACAATATTGTCAAACTGGTGCTGCTTAATTTTGTCAATAAAACACTCAGTAACGGTAAAAAACGGGTCAATGAATTTATCATCTTTTTTGCGATTGTGGGTGGACTTGCCACGTTTGGATTTTGGGGATTTATCTTAGGGCCTGCGATTATCGCACTTGCCATTACGACGCTAAGAGCCTTACGCAAAGCCAACCGCTCACATCTTGGTCATGCGTAG
- a CDS encoding energy-coupling factor ABC transporter ATP-binding protein, with product MMYELNRIRTLYGEKPVLDIASLSVEEGEILGLVGSNGSGKSTLLRHLAFLEAAQSGTLKYRGFDADSIPLHVRREIGILLPEPYLLKRTVRENLLFGLKIRGTLEDAQSRMNEALELVGLLPKKFLHRAWHELSSGETQRVALASRLVLRPKMLLLDEPTNSLDYSGVPQFTDAILHANREWGTTIVIASHDLLWLSEIATRKVGLHFGRLMDFSTTNLIVGKWRESGNERFFDFDDTQSMSLPKSYRIGEKRGVAINPRDISIAIEPFTCKDDTVCLTGVIRDVLHVTKTNEISLKIVIGKHVLECIESFEYFKRYHFYPSQNVYVSFAKSAIKVPSKEA from the coding sequence ATGATGTATGAACTTAACCGTATACGCACCTTGTATGGTGAAAAACCTGTTTTAGACATTGCTTCCCTCAGCGTTGAAGAGGGCGAAATTTTAGGGCTTGTGGGCTCCAATGGCAGTGGTAAAAGCACCCTTCTGCGTCACCTTGCATTTTTAGAAGCAGCACAAAGTGGAACGCTAAAGTACCGTGGGTTTGATGCAGACTCCATCCCTTTACATGTAAGGCGTGAAATTGGCATTTTACTGCCTGAGCCGTACTTGCTTAAGCGTACCGTGCGGGAAAATCTTCTCTTTGGACTGAAGATTCGGGGTACGCTCGAAGATGCGCAAAGTCGCATGAACGAAGCGTTAGAATTGGTCGGGCTTTTGCCTAAAAAATTTCTGCACCGCGCATGGCATGAGCTCTCCAGTGGCGAGACCCAACGCGTGGCGCTGGCTTCCAGACTCGTGCTTCGCCCTAAAATGCTTCTGCTCGATGAGCCAACGAACAGCCTTGATTACAGCGGTGTTCCGCAATTTACCGATGCCATTTTACACGCGAACCGTGAATGGGGTACGACCATCGTGATCGCCAGCCACGACCTTTTATGGCTGAGTGAAATCGCCACACGCAAAGTCGGGCTTCACTTCGGGCGATTGATGGACTTTTCAACAACCAATCTCATCGTAGGAAAATGGCGCGAAAGTGGTAATGAGCGCTTTTTTGACTTCGATGACACCCAAAGTATGTCGCTCCCCAAAAGCTATCGCATCGGCGAAAAACGAGGTGTGGCGATCAATCCACGCGACATTTCTATCGCCATCGAACCCTTTACATGTAAAGACGATACCGTCTGTCTAACAGGCGTCATTCGTGACGTTTTACATGTCACCAAAACCAATGAGATTTCCCTTAAAATCGTCATCGGCAAGCACGTCCTAGAGTGCATCGAAAGCTTTGAATATTTCAAACGCTACCACTTCTACCCATCGCAAAATGTCTATGTAAGCTTTGCCAAATCAGCGATCAAAGTGCCCTCGAAAGAGGCGTGA
- the tupB gene encoding tungstate ABC transporter permease TupB, translating to MDFILSGLKEAFWLLINLDPETISAIDVTLKSSSLSIVLSICIGLPLGFCLGFFQFPGRKFLKLLSDTLLAIPTVVVGLIVYAFISHRGPFGSYELLYTLPGIVIGQTLLALPIIVSLSATAVEGMEKKLYLTLASFGLTMVQMIQSVVWELRHALIAVAVAAYGRVVAEVGIAMMIGGNIKWFTRTITTAISLETNKGEFAMGISLGLVLMSIAFLLNFALFFLKKRARIIV from the coding sequence TTGGATTTTATTTTATCGGGTTTAAAAGAGGCGTTTTGGTTGCTGATCAATCTCGATCCTGAGACCATATCGGCTATCGATGTGACGCTTAAAAGCTCATCACTTTCTATTGTTTTGAGTATTTGTATTGGACTTCCATTGGGCTTTTGTTTGGGATTTTTTCAATTTCCGGGGCGAAAATTTTTGAAACTTCTCTCCGACACACTTCTTGCCATTCCGACCGTGGTGGTAGGACTCATTGTCTATGCATTTATCTCCCATCGTGGCCCTTTTGGAAGCTATGAATTGCTCTACACGTTACCGGGCATTGTGATTGGGCAAACACTTTTGGCGTTGCCGATTATCGTCTCGTTGAGTGCCACGGCGGTTGAGGGGATGGAGAAAAAACTTTACCTCACGCTGGCTTCGTTTGGCTTGACGATGGTACAGATGATCCAAAGTGTGGTGTGGGAGCTTCGTCACGCACTCATTGCTGTTGCGGTGGCGGCGTATGGTCGTGTAGTGGCGGAAGTGGGCATCGCGATGATGATCGGTGGAAACATTAAATGGTTTACGCGCACGATCACCACAGCGATTTCCTTGGAGACCAATAAAGGCGAATTTGCGATGGGCATTTCGCTGGGATTGGTGCTCATGAGCATCGCCTTTTTACTCAATTTTGCGCTCTTCTTTTTGAAAAAACGTGCGAGAATCATCGTATGA
- the tupA gene encoding tungstate ABC transporter substrate-binding protein TupA yields the protein MFSVKNRLKGKLLFSLLALSSLLCATDLKMATTTSTGDTGLLDVLVPQYKADTGVDLKWVAVGTGNALKLGENCDVSVVFVHAPKSELEYVEKGFGVNRTPVMYNDFVIIGNPELKAKFAGKSISEVFKTIETEQIKFVSRGDKSGTHSKEKNVWNAAVGHVPEKQPWYLESGQGMIATINIADEQKGVTLTDRGTYIKYEANHKGKPPLVIVYEGDKNLKNLYSVMAVNPKRCANADYKGALKFIEWITTDKVQTEIANFKLMDKQLFTPDFKTRP from the coding sequence ATGTTTTCAGTAAAGAACCGCTTAAAAGGTAAACTGCTCTTTTCCCTTCTTGCCCTCAGTTCACTGCTTTGTGCAACTGATCTTAAAATGGCAACCACCACCAGTACCGGAGACACAGGTCTTTTAGATGTGCTTGTTCCTCAATATAAAGCCGACACAGGCGTTGATCTTAAATGGGTCGCTGTAGGGACAGGCAATGCACTCAAACTCGGTGAAAACTGCGATGTCAGTGTCGTTTTTGTGCACGCTCCTAAATCAGAGCTTGAGTATGTCGAAAAAGGCTTTGGTGTCAACCGCACACCTGTCATGTACAATGACTTCGTCATCATTGGAAATCCTGAATTAAAGGCTAAATTTGCAGGCAAAAGCATCTCAGAAGTCTTTAAAACCATCGAAACAGAACAGATTAAATTCGTCAGTCGTGGTGACAAATCGGGGACACATTCCAAAGAAAAAAATGTATGGAATGCTGCAGTAGGTCATGTACCTGAAAAACAACCATGGTATCTTGAATCAGGGCAAGGTATGATTGCAACCATTAATATTGCCGATGAACAAAAAGGTGTCACACTCACGGATCGTGGAACGTACATCAAATACGAAGCAAACCACAAAGGCAAGCCACCATTGGTCATTGTGTATGAGGGTGATAAAAACTTGAAAAACTTATATTCTGTTATGGCGGTCAACCCAAAACGATGTGCCAACGCAGATTACAAAGGCGCTTTAAAATTTATTGAATGGATCACAACGGATAAAGTTCAAACAGAGATTGCCAACTTTAAACTGATGGATAAACAACTCTTTACCCCTGATTTTAAAACACGCCCTTAA
- a CDS encoding ABC transporter permease yields the protein MRNWFTALLGLLGLVMLLFLTMPLFKMLVGNDIATLVQTLGEADVSASVILTMKVSLFSTLFALATGLPLAYLIARHEFFGRSFVETLIDIPIMIPHTAAGIALLVAFGHGSLGGFFDALGIKFIGTEAGIMIAMMFLSATFLINGAKEGFKKVDIKLEKVARTLGASPLKVFFAISIPNAKKEIVNGCLMMWGRGLGEFGAVIILVYHPMTAPVLIYDRFTSFGLSYSAPVAAVMIILSIMVFLSVRFVNNRLR from the coding sequence ATGAGAAACTGGTTTACAGCACTGTTAGGGCTTTTGGGGTTGGTGATGTTGCTTTTTTTAACGATGCCTTTGTTTAAAATGCTTGTTGGCAATGACATTGCAACGCTTGTGCAAACGTTGGGCGAAGCCGACGTGAGTGCTTCCGTTATTTTAACGATGAAAGTCTCTTTGTTTTCGACACTGTTTGCGCTAGCAACTGGGCTTCCTTTGGCGTATTTGATCGCCAGACATGAATTTTTTGGGCGCTCTTTTGTGGAAACACTGATAGACATTCCTATCATGATACCTCACACTGCTGCTGGCATTGCGCTTTTAGTCGCTTTTGGACACGGGTCACTGGGGGGATTTTTTGATGCCCTTGGCATAAAATTTATCGGAACGGAAGCAGGCATCATGATCGCCATGATGTTTCTCTCCGCCACATTTTTGATCAACGGTGCGAAAGAGGGATTCAAAAAAGTGGACATCAAACTTGAAAAAGTAGCACGAACGCTTGGTGCTAGCCCTCTGAAGGTCTTTTTTGCTATCTCCATTCCTAACGCTAAAAAAGAGATTGTCAATGGCTGTTTGATGATGTGGGGAAGGGGACTTGGAGAGTTTGGGGCTGTTATCATTTTAGTGTATCATCCCATGACAGCACCTGTGCTTATTTACGATCGTTTTACCAGTTTTGGACTTAGTTATTCTGCACCCGTTGCGGCGGTGATGATTATACTTTCGATTATGGTTTTTTTGAGTGTGAGGTTTGTGAATAATAGGCTACGTTAA